The stretch of DNA TACAAAGGTGGTACTGGTAACAAGCTTAATTTTAACGATTGGCGCAGCCATTTTAATCTTCGCATTTGAATATGGAAATGATAAAACGATAGGCTCTTTGTCCAATACGGGGAAAGTGCTGGGGTCATTATATCAAGCAGTTACCCCGAGGACAGCAGGTTCCAATACACTGCCTATTGCGGAGTTGACACAGCCTACCTTGTTCCTGACGATCCTTCTTATGTTTATTGGGGGAAGTTCAGGCTCAACTGCAGGAGGTATCAAAGTGACTACCTTAGCTGTTTTGATGGCAGCAGTATGGTCGCAGGTAAAAGGAAAAGAAGATGTTGTGTTATTCAAACACAGAATTGTGGCTGAAACTATATTCAAAGCACTTACCCTCACACTAGTTGGCATGTTTATTGTGATTACTCTCACCATGCTTTTAAGCATTACAGAAAAAGGTTTTGATTTTATCTTTTATTTATTTGAAGCAGCTTCGGCTTTTGGAACAGTGGGTCTTTCTATGGGATTGACGCCAGAATTATCTCCTATTGGCCGGGTACTCATTATTTTCACGATGTTTGCCGGAAGGTTAGGGCCTTTAACCATTGCTTTTGCCCTTGCGATGAGACGTAAACCGGATCCTTTCCGTCGTCCAAAAGGAAAAATAATGATCGGATAATCAGAATATAGGGAGAGGTGACAGTGATGGAAAAACAACAATATGCAGTGATTGGGCTGGGGAGGTTTGGCACTGCGGTAGCCAGAAGGCTGCATGAGGCTGGTCATGATGTTTTAGGGATTGATGCAAATGAAGAACGAGTCGAAGATGCTGAATTATACGTGACTCACGCGGCCGTAGGGGACAGCACAGAAGAGAAAACACTTACCGCTATTGAAATCCGCAATTTTGATTGTGCGATTGTAGCCATTGGAAATGACATACAATCCAGCATTTTAACCGCTCAGCTGCTAAAGGAGCTCGGGGTGAAAAAAGTCATTGCGAAAGCTCTGGGTAAGCAGCACGGAAAGGTTCTAGAGAAAGTAGGAGTCGACTGGGTTATATATCCGGAAAGGGATATGGGAGAACGCGTTGCAAACCAGCTTTTATCACCAAATATATTGAATTACATTGAGTTATCAAAAGGGTACAATATACAAGAAATATTAATCCCCCGGGGAATGGCTGAAAAGAGTCTGCAGGAACTTGATATCCGTGCTAAATATGGCATTAGCGTCATTGCCATCGTAAGCGGCACAGATATCACCGTATCTCCATCTCCAGATCAAATTATTCATAAAGAAGATTTATTAGTGGTGATTGGGGACAGAGAAAGTCTATCCAAATTTTCAAGTATAAAATGACAGTTGTCCAGACAGAGTGGCTTACTATTTGTAGCCGCTCTTTTTTTATAGGTTAAACTAGTATTCATAACTTATGAGTTGTGGAGAGGTTCCTTGCTAAACTAAAGGAGCAGAATAGCTCAATACGGAAACTGTATTAAAATCATTAAATTAATCCTCCCAATAAAAAATAGCATCCATGATTAAATAATCTCCCGGTTCACGATAAAGCGTTGGGATTTTCACTTGAAAGGGCAAAAGTTTATTAATTCTCTCTGCTTCTAAGAGTTCATAATCAAACTCTTTTAATGCTTGTTTCAATTTTTCCGCAATTGTTTGGAATTTCTCGCTTATATACAATCGTTTTGGACCATGAAGTAAGGAACCATAAGCCCCACCAACTTCTTCATTTGTTTCGATACGAATCGTTTTATATCTGTCATCTTCGCCCATTATCGCTACAGGTGCTAAACGACAAATGTTAATAATAATACCTTCCGTCTTTTCCTCTCGACGACCGTACTTTTCTTCAACGACTGTAACTTCCCTGCAATTAAGTCTCGTAATTGTAGATTAGAAAACATACACAATCCTCCCGACCTTTTCTCACTTGTTCTTATTTCATTATAGACTATTATTTTATAAAGACCCTGAAACCCAGTTAGGCTGTCACTTTTCTTAATGGAATCGTTACGTTTGTTGCATTCAGTGTAAAGAGTTGCACTTAAACTAATGGGGGCAAGAGTTTAAGAACCGGCTGCTGTTCCAGCCGGTCTTTTTTCTTTCTCAACTAAGAAGCAGTTTAGTTTAATAACAATAAATAAAAATTACCAAATGCAACATAATGATATTTTGTTGCATCAATAAAAAGCAGCCAGAAAGAATTCTGGCTACTCTCGTCGTGGTAAAATATTGTAAAGTTCCTTTTCCAAGAAGGAGGATGGTTATGAACAAGATGATTATAAGTGTTTTATATGTCTTATTTTTCATTGCTGGCTGTTCGAATAATCAAGATGATACGAATGCTATAAACAAAGACGGTTATGATGATGTAAGGGAAGCTGCTTGGGATTTCGTAAAAGAAAAAGGTTGGGACGATAGGGCTGAAGAGAACTGGAAAAGTGCAAACGTTACGAAAACCATTGCTGACAATCACTATGAATTACTTGATAACGCTTATAAAGAAAAAGAACTTCTATTAATTTCATTTAAAGATAAAGAATACGTTGTACTTGGTACGCCGCCCATACTCATCGCTCCTGATACCAATAAAGTAATTGGCTATATGCCCAGTGAATAAGAAATCATTATTAGATTGATTCCAAATACAACATAAAGGAAATTATGTTGTATTAACAAAAAATAGATAATTACGAATACAATTAAATCTTTTTTTGGAATTTTAATGGTAATATTATAGTTAAAAAGCGGAAAAGGAAGAATCTATTATGGAATCGGATTTATACTTTTATACAAATATGGTCAGAAACATATTAATTAGTTTCTTTGAGCATGGAGTCTGGGCTGTAGGCTTTTTTTATTTGTTAAACAAAACATTTGAGAATAAACAGCTGATGAAAATTTCGAAAATAACTACTGTAGTGGTTTTATTTTTATTTCTTTTTTATTCAATAATCACAAGTGTTTGATAATCAGAATGCAACATAAATGTAATTTTGTTGCATTAAGAAAGAACCTGGCGATTTTTGGGACTGACCCCCATTTTTGAGACAGGGATCAAAACACCTTTAAGCAGCCAGCTGCCGGTACTTGACCGGCGTCTGGTTGTTTAGTTTCGCTTGAATACGGATATGGTTATAATAGTGAATATAGTTTTCGACAGTTTGCTCTACGATGGCGGTCGTAGTGCTCCGAAGCTCGTCGAGATAGAACGTTTCAGACTTTAGCGAGGAATGAAACGATTCGATGGAGGCATTATCAGTGGGTGTCCCTTTCCGGGACATACTCATGGTAATGCCTCTTTCTTTAACTGCCTGCTGATAAGCATACGATGTGTAAACAGATCCCTGGTCGCTGTGCAGAATGCACCCTTCTGGGAGGGATGGTAGCTGGGCCAGTGTATGCAGCACGAAATCTGTATTTTGGCAGCTGCCTATAGAATAGGCAATGATTTCGCCGTTAAATAAATCCTGGATACTTGAAAGATACAGCTGTTTCTGGCCAAAAGGCAAGTACGTAATATCTGTGACGAGCTTTTGAAGAGGCTGATCTGCCTGGAAATCGCCTTTCAACAGGTTATCGGAAATATGACAGGGCTGTCCTGTCCGTCTGCGCTTCTTCACTTTCACCCGGCACTGCCAGCTATACTTCTGCATCACACGCTGTACCGCTTTATGATTAATAAGCATCTCCCGCTTTAATAAGGCTGTGATTTTACGATAGCCATATCGAAACTTATGATCCCGGCACAACGTGCCGATTTTTCGTTCAATGGCCTGCCTGGATGTTTCTTCCCTGATCTTGTTCTTCCAGCGATAATAAGTGGATCTAGCAATGCCAAGATGCCGGCATATTTCCCTGACGGGCATGCTGATTTTGAGTTCTTTCACTAATTCTACGGCTGTTTCCGGGACCACTTCCTCTCCAATTCTTCGTACTTTTTTAAGACTTCAATCTGCTGTTTCAGATACCGGTTTTCTGCCTTCAGCTTCTCCGTTTCACTTTCATATTCAGGCCCTTTTCCGAAGGAATATTGCTTGCCCACTGGCTGTTCAAACCGGTGAAGTTCGCCTGCTTTATACCATTTCACCCATGTTTTAAGCTGGGTCCTGTTTTGGATATTTAATTCCTTCAAGACTTCTTTGACCGGCACCCCAGCTAATCTCATTTTTACAGCCTTCATTTTTACTTCCGCTGGATAACTGATTCTTGTACCCATAGAAAAAAACACCTCCAAGTTGGCTTTTTAGGTATTTACATACCCGTTTTTCAACTTAAAGGTGTTTTTATTTGTCTCACTCTATGGGGTCAGTCCCTTTTAGCTCTTGGTTCTTTTTTAATTTATAGAAGGTTGTTTATCGTATAATATGGATTATAAGGAAAAAGGAGTATTGTCTAATGAAAAATAAAGGAATGGTTTCTGTTTTGTCTGTCGGTTTGGTAGCAGGGGCATTGTATTATAGCAACACGGGCAATCATGTAGAAGCAAATCAGCAAACAGATACACAGGTGAAAATCGAAACGGCAGCAGATCAGTCCCCTATTGAAAATACAGCTGAAGAAAAAGAAAAGCTCCAGCGATTGATGCTCAATTCTATTGACCATTTTAAAACGGTAAAAGGATCGTTTGAATATTTTGCAGGGGCGCCCGCCAATTTTCATTATTTGGTCACGTACCAAGCAGATCTATCAGATCAGCCTAAATCATATGAGAAAGTGCAAACGATAAAGGGAGATGCTCCCTATGCTTCTTCTTTAATGATAAAAGACAAGCTGGTGCTAGATTATGAATCATCTCTATATGATGGTGAATTCCATGTAACCATTAGTGATCAAGGAAACGGTAAACCAAAGATCCACACGGAGAAAGCTGTTCCGGTCAATGAACAGGAGTATAACCAGTGGAAAAATACGGGTATGAAAGAGCGGACGGGTATTTTTGAAGATGATGGAGAACCATTTTCTATACATAGGGCCGATCCAGCTTACATGGGTGTAGCAAAAACAGCCGTACTGCCAGAAGACGCTGCTATGGTTTACATGAAGAACATAAACGAGTGGGAGATTACAGGAGAAGGAAGCCATCTTGGCAGAAATACAGTGATTGTAAAAGGACAAGCAGAGAACAGGGACTTTGAAGCAGAGGTAGACCGTGAAACAGGAATCTTGTTAAAATTGCAAGTTAAAAATTCAGAGGGAACAGTAAAAGACACAATTAATATGCTTGAAATCCAGGTGGATAAAAAGCTGAACGATGAGCTATTTATGATACAACATTAATGTTAAATGGAATAAATCTAACCGTTTCCTTAAGAAACGGTTAGAAATACGAGAGAAAGTTTATTCACTCGTATTTCCTTAAAACAATTGCCGCATTATGACCTCCAAATCCGAATGAGTTAGACAGACCTGTATTTATTTTCACTTGGCGAGCAACATATGGTACATAATCAAGATCGCATAATGGATCAGGATTTTCTAAGTTAATTGTTGGAGGAACTATTCCTTCCTTTATGCTCATCGCCAAAGCAATGGCTTCAACACCACCAGCTGCCCCTAACATGTGACCAAACATAGATTTATTAGCTGTTACTGGAATTTGATAAGCCTGTTTTCCAAACAGCTGCTTAATAGCCATCGTTTCGGAGATGTCTCCCACTTTTGTACTTGTTGCATGGGCGCTAATAACATCAATTTCTTCAGGCGATATATTGGCATTTTTTAAAGCTGATTTCATTGCAAGATATGCCCCTTTACCTTCTGGATGTGTGGCTACGATATGGTGTGCGTCTGAACTTGCACCATATCCAATAACTTCTGCATAAATCTTTGCCTCTCTACGTAAAGCATGAGATAAAGATTCTAAGATTAGAATTCCAGCTCCTTCTGACATCACAAATCCATCCCGATTTTCATCAAATGGACGACTAGCTTTAGTGGGATTATCGTTTCTGGTTGATAATGCTGTAGCATTACCAAAGCTTGCTATTGATAAGTCTGTTATAGCTGCCTCTGTTCCGCCCGCAAACACAACATCAACTTCTCCAGAACGAATTAGTCTAAAGGCCTCTCCGATAGCTGTATTTCCGATTGCACATGCAGAAACAGGCGACATAGAAGGTCCCATCGCGTTCCACTTGATACTAATTTGTGCTGCAGCAGCATTAGAAATCATGGCTGGTACCAGAGTTGGGCTGACTCTTCTTGGCCCCTTCTGCCTAAGCGCATCAATATTTTCAATTAAGGTTTCAATTCCCCCTATACCTGAACCTACGTATACGCCTAACCTTTCTACATCAATATGATCAAGGTCTAACTCAGAATCTGCCCATGCTTGTTCAGCTGCAGCCAAAGCAAATTGAGAAAAGCGATCTAAACGTCTTGCTTCGTTTTTTCCTAAAATTTCATCTGCGTTAAAATCTTGGACGATACCTGCAATTTTTGACTTATGATTAGTAATATCAAATGTATCAATAAGAGATATACCAGACTTGCCGTTAACTAGATTGTTCCAAAATGTTTTGAGATTGTTCCCTATAGGAGACACTACCCCCATACCGGTAATCACAACTCTTTCCACTTTTCATCACTCCAAATCAATAATATAATTGTATTTTATAGCCTTTTTATCCTATTACAAGTGGTTATTTATCCTGGTATAAATTCCACTAGGGAAAATTAGTTTGATGAGGAGTTTTAAAAATGAATGATAAAACTAGGCTTGAGGCTTTGTCGACATTCTTAAAAGCTAAGCGTGCCCAAATCAAGCCAGAGTCAATTGGTTTGCCTGCCGGAACCCGGAGAAGGACACCTGGGCTACGAAGAGAAGAGGTTGCACATTTAGCAGGTGTAAGTACCACTTGGTACACATGGCTAGAGCAAGGAAGAGATATAAAAGTTTCTTCTATCGTACTTGATTGTATTTCTACAGCGTTGCAATTAAATAATGATGAAAGAGACTATTTATATGACCTGGCATTAGAAACAAAAACGGAAATTGATAATCCAAAAAAGGATCAAGCAGAGCTTAGCCCTTCTTTAAAACGAATACTAGCTGAATTAACATATTGTCCTACCATCATTACGGACCGACATTGCCATATTGTAGGCTGGAATCCTGCAGCTGCTCATATTTTTTTAGATTTTGACCAAATACCGAATGATCAAAGAAATTTGATTCGTTTAGTTTTCACCAGAAAAGAATTAAAAGCTTTAGCCGCCAATTGGGAACACTTTGTGAAAGGTTTTCTTGCCATTTTCCGTACCTATTATGGTCACTATTTAGGCGATGAGTGGTACAACCAATTTATAAAAGAAATGAGTCATTCACATCCAGAATTTCAAGATTTATGGCAAGAAAGTCAAGTAAGTAAGGCTCCAGAAATGATAATTGAATTTAGACATGCTAAAGCAGGTAAAATGCTGTTTAATTTAACTTCTCTTCAAGTTCAAGGTGATATGGATTTACGATGCAGTATCTATACACCAGTAGAGGAAACAGATACAGAAAATAAATTAAAGCGATTAATGAAGAGGGTTTCGGTTGAAAATTAATAAAGTAATTTCGTCATTCCATTTTATGGAGCTTCTCTTTAGTAGGAAGGCGTCTTTTTGATATTCCCCTTCACATTAAGGGATTAGATTTTTTTAAGATAAAAAAGATTGTAAAGATTATCACTTAAACTAACGGAGGCTTATGTTTAAGAACGGAAGGTGCTGCGGCATCTCTTTTTTTATTGAATTAAAGGAGCAGATTAACTGAATAAAGATCCTGACATCTGAATATTACAATACAATGATAATCCAGAAAACAGGGGTGTTGTAATTGAGGATATTAGTTACAGGTGCAACAGGACAACTGGGTTCAGCTTTGCTAAATCAACTTAAGGATTCTGATTATAAAGTTAAAATAACTTCGAGAAGAAAACCTGAAGAAACAGGACATTTCGAGTGGGTTTATAGCGATTTATTGTCTTGTGAAGGTATAGAAGAAGCAGTAAATGATGTAGATGTCATTATTCACGCAGCAACAAGCCCGATTAAAAATTCAAAAAACGTTGAGGTTTCAGGTTTTGAGGAATTTTTAAGAAAGAGTCCACACATAAAACATTTTATTTACCCATCAATTGTTGGCATAGATGAAATACCATTCAATTATTATAAGCTAAAATATGAAGCAGAAGGTTTATTAAAGAATAGTTCTATCCCTTATACAATTGTACGTGCGACTCAGTTCCATCACTTTGTTGAAAATTTATTTTTATCAAAACCTTTCTTTAAAAGATATATTGTCCCTGGAAACATTAAATGTCAAAGTGTCGATGTAAGTGAATTTGCCAGTCATTTAATAAGTTTAGTCGATAAAGGTCCACAAGGAAGAGCGAATGATTTTGGCGGCCCGGATATAATGACATTAAGAGAAATGGCTGAACTCAAAATCAAAGTAAATAATGAAACAAATAAAATTTTAAGCATTTCCTTACCAGGAAAACTATATAGATCTTTCTTCGATGGAAAAAATACCAATACTATTCAAAAAGCAGGAAAAATTACATTTGAAGAATATTTAAGTAATAAGATAGAGTGAGGATATTTTATGTGTGAGATTGTTGAGGCTTTCTTAAAAATTGTGAAGAAATGTACATAAATAAACCAGCTAATAGTTTGTCAACATTTTTCAATAAAAACTTGAAATTGTTCATGCTATACTAAAAATAGCCATGCCAAATAACCTTCCTAATTCAAACAATTGGAAGGTTTTGTATGGTTTTGTTTTATTTCTTATTTAAGCTATATCTTGGAATGTGGAATAGCTTTTTAAAAGGGCATATATCCACTGTAAGAGCTTATTGGCACATGCGATTACAGCTACTTTATAAGGCTTTCCTTCTTCCCGTTTTTTATCATAGAACTCACGCAGTTTCTTATTTCTCGGGATGATTTCATTCGTTGTTTTCTTTTTACGACAATCACGGATGGCACATCGAACGGCCATATACAAGGCATGACGTAATCTACTTGAACCTCTTTTCGTAATCCGGTTTACAGTGCCTTTAAATCGACCAGACTCATAGATACTGGGATCGATTCCAGCGAATGCTACAAGCTTTTTAGGGTGATTAAACCGATCAATCTCACCAATTTCAGAAATAATCGTTGCCGCGATTTTTTCTCCGATACCAGGGATTGATTGGATAATCTTATATTCTTCCATTTCTTTTGCCAAAGCATCTATCTCATCTTCAAGCTTAGATAGATGCTTTTGGTACTCTATAAGCATTTTGATGTACATTTCGATGCTGAGGATATGGCTTTGATACAGGTTTTTCTGAAAGGGATTTCTAGTTGCTGCTTCTATCAGCTTCTTTGCCTGAGTATTTGCCCAATTCTTAGAACGGCTTTTACATAATTCATCGATTTTATTGGTTAACACTGCTTCATCAGCTGCCAAAACATCTTCCGATGTAGGATATTCCAATAGAGTTAGTAAAGAAACACCTGAATATAAATCCCCAAAAACGCCTCGATACTCGGGGAATACCTGGTCGAGCACTGCTTGAAATTGAAGTTTTGTTTGTACATAAATGCCTGTTATATTTGCGTGTTGTCTTGTAAGATTACGAAGATTTAAGAGTTGGATTCCTCGTTTTTTATGAGGCTCCAAATCCTCTTTATAATACAGCTCACAAAGATGATAAGCATCAAGTACATCCGTCTTTACTTTGCGTAAAGAAGAGCTCTTTGCTCGATAAGAGATGAGTGGGTTAATGATAATTAATAAATAACCTTTTTCCTCGAAATACTGAACAACGGGTGTATGATAATGCCCAGTAGACTCTAAAACGACCGGAGGTCGAATTCCTGTTAAGTCTTCGATTTCTCTTAGGTATTGGTGTAAGCTCTCTAGTCCTTCAAGGGTATGTGCCACTTTAAAACTGCCTTTGTAAGGCTTCTTTTTTTCCAAGAACGCTTGAACTTGACTTTCACCTTTGGCTATATCCAGACCAACCACTGGATCCATTCTTTATCTCCTCCAATACGAATATTGCCGGTAACCCCTAATCCTTCTTGCAGTGTCATAGCTTCGCTTGTTATACGAGATCTTGGTCCCAACCAGCCAAAACATGTTTAAGCAAGTAGGGGGCGAACTGTTTACTTGACGGGATCTCAAGTCCCACGGGGGCTTACGTTCTACCCCGGCTACCGTTATCATAAAACCATATAAAAAATGGTCAACCAGAAATATTTTCTTTTCTGGCTGACCTTATAATACGAACGGGGGCTTTAGTTTAACAAAGGAGGTAGCTGCGGCACCTCCTTTTCTAATTGAACAAATGAAGCAGTTTAGTAAAAAAAGAGATGTTAATTTTACAACATCTCCTTTACTTATTAATCCTTGTGATTTTTAGACTCTAATTCATATATAGATATTCTAGAAAGGGAGCTTTAGTTAAAGAGTGGGGATTGTTGCCGCATCCATTTTCTTTTTCAACAAAACGGGTTAATCCAATATGAAAGTAGTATAAGAATATTATTAGTAGGCGATACCTACCCGTGATTTTATATAATCGCTTGCTTTTATCTGTTTAAATGTAAATTCTGCTGTATCCGGTACGGATATTTCAGCTCCACCCTCCGGCAAAAAATTTCGGTCTATTCGATATTTGCCTACCCTTTCTCCATCCGGCAAGTACGTAGGGCAGACAATCGTCCATTCGAGGGTTGATTGTTTGAGCATATCGTAAACTTTATGATGTTCTTTCGCTGCACGGGTTGACTTCTGCTTTGATTCACTTGATTGATAACGCAGAGAATTTGGCGTGGTTCTACTTTGCAGAATACCCGCAGTTCCTATTGTTATTATTCGTTTTATACCTTCGTTTTCCATTGCTTCGATAATAAGTGGCATACTTTCTGATAGAGTGGTTGTGCCATCAGTATTCAGTGCACTAATAACTACATCAATCCCATGTATTGCACGTACTATATCATCTTTATTTAAAACATTCCCTTGAATAATGGTTAAATCTTCATTATTTATTTGAAACTTCTCTGGAGTGCGAACTAATACAGTAACATGATGTCTGTCATGAAGAGCATAAGTCACTATTTGACTTCCAACTCGTCCAGTTGCACCTAAAATTAAAATATTCATAAGAATGAGGCTCCTTTTGTAAATACTAATATTTTACTATGAAAATTATTTTATTGTCTTGTTCAACTAACGTGGTGCTTTTGTTTAATATCTCCGTTGTCATTTCGGCACCCTTTTCTTATTCAGCTAACAAGGCAATTTAAATCAATAAGATACAGTTATGACTTTTTATCAATAATTCATAATTCCTCTTATGTATCATGTTTGATATGTTAAAGAAAAGAAAGGGGAATGATAATGAGAATTTTTGATGCACATTTCCACATTATTGATTTTGATTTTCCAATTATCGAAAACCAGGGGTATACACCACCGAGCTATGTTGTAACAGATTATCAAAATGAAACTGCTAATTTGAATGTATTAGGTGGAGCGATTGTGTCTGGGTCTTTTCAAGGATTTGACCAAGAATACTTATTGAAGGCGCTTAAACAAATGGGTCCATCATTTTGCGGCGTTACACAATTGCCCTTTACTATGACGGATGATGAAATTGTAAGCTTACATAACAATGGGGTAAGAGCATTACGATTTAATATAAAACGAGGCGGTTCAGAAGATTTATCAAAGCTCGATTACTTTGCAAGAAGAGTTTATGATTTGGCTGGGTGGCATAGTGAACTTTATATTGATGCAAAAGAGTTACCTGAAATTGCATCGACTATTGAAAAATTACCTGCTATTTCAATTGACCACTTAGGTTTGTCTGAAGAAGGCCTAATGCATTTGTTAAAATTAGTTGATAAAGGTATACACGTAAAAGCAACAGGTTTTGGGCGTGTGGAACTAAATGTTGAAAACGCTTTAAAATCCATATATGAAACAAATCCTGATGCACTTATGTTTGGCACAGATTTGCCATCAACAAGAGCGAAAAGACCTTTTGAATACGAAGATATTGAATTGATTCAGCATCTATTTGATGAAAAAGCTGCTGATAAAATCTTATATACAAACGCTTTAAAATGGTATTTCAAGTAATTCGGTCCCCATTAGATTAAGAATGAAATACTGCAGTGTTTGAGTGTGCACACTTAGACTAACGGGGCTTTTGTTTAATATCTCGGCCGTCATCTAATGGAACAAAAACTTATTATGGTTACATTGGAGGGGGAATTTTATTGAATACAAATCAAGTTACATTTAGAGAAGCAACAATACAAGACCTCGACAGGATTGTGTATATGCTTTCAGATGACGTTTTAGGAAACAAAAGAGAGCTTTATAAACAACCTTTGCCAGAAAGTTATATAAAAGCATTTCAATCTATTAACTCTGACCCAAACAATGAATTGATTGTGGCTTGTTGTGGTGAAGAGATAGTAGGTGTTCAACAGATTACATTTACTCCATACATTACTCATCAAGGAGGATGGAGAGCCACAATTGAAGGTGTTCGTACTGCATCTTTAGAACGTGGGAAAGGTATAGGGTCTATGTTAATTCGATGGGCAATTCAACGTGCCAAAGAGCGCGGGTGTCATATGGTTCAACTAACAACAGATAAAAAGAGACCCGAAGCACTTCATTTCTATGAAAAGTTAGGTTTTAAGGTATCGCATGAGGGATTGAAATTACACCTTTAGAAGGAATGGTTATTGAGCTAACGGGGTGCTTTTGTTTAATATCTCGGCTGTCATTTCGGCAGCCTGTTCTTATTCAGCTAACGAAGCAGGATAGTTGAAGAAGATAGAAGATTATTATTCGGAAAATTCCTAATACTCTAATAAAGGTTATTGTCTATTACTAATAACGCATGTATGATTAAGATAGAGATATAATGGAAGGGGAATTAAGATTCTACATGTGGCAAACCCTATGATGAATAATTAATAAAAATAAATAGTTACTTTTTCCATAATTTTTTATGGGAGTAGTATGTCTATTTATTTGAATTAAAATCATTTAGGGGATGCGTGGTGTGGATAATTAATTTCCCATTGTCAAGCAGATACTATTGTATATCTGCTTTTATTTATGGGTAAAAACACATCTCTATTGACACAATCATAGCGTCCCTAAATTGGGGGGGATTTAATGAAAAGTCAGAACGAAAACGAAGAAATGCTAACAGGAGGGAATGTCTCAAACGTATATCGATCGGGAGATACTGTTCGACGAGACTTAAAGGAAGACAGTCCCAAAATTCATAAATTATTAAAGCATTTGGAGAACAAAGGTTTCAATTGTTCACCTAAGT from Domibacillus sp. DTU_2020_1001157_1_SI_ALB_TIR_016 encodes:
- a CDS encoding helix-turn-helix transcriptional regulator; translation: MNDKTRLEALSTFLKAKRAQIKPESIGLPAGTRRRTPGLRREEVAHLAGVSTTWYTWLEQGRDIKVSSIVLDCISTALQLNNDERDYLYDLALETKTEIDNPKKDQAELSPSLKRILAELTYCPTIITDRHCHIVGWNPAAAHIFLDFDQIPNDQRNLIRLVFTRKELKALAANWEHFVKGFLAIFRTYYGHYLGDEWYNQFIKEMSHSHPEFQDLWQESQVSKAPEMIIEFRHAKAGKMLFNLTSLQVQGDMDLRCSIYTPVEETDTENKLKRLMKRVSVEN
- a CDS encoding IS3 family transposase (programmed frameshift) is translated as MGTRISYPAEVKMKAVKMRLAGVPVKEVLKELNIQNRTQLKTWVKWYKAGELHRFEQPVGKQYSFGKGPEYESETEKLKAENRYLKQQIEGLKKVRRIGEEVVPETAVELVKELKISMPVREICRHLGIARSTYYRWKNKIREETSRQAIERKIGTLCRDHKFRYGYRKITALLKREMLINHKAVQRVMQKYSWQCRVKVKKRRRTGQPCHISDNLLKGDFQADQPLQKLVTDITYLPFGQKQLYLSSIQDLFNGEIIAYSIGSCQNTDFVLHTLAQLPSLPEGCILHSDQGSVYTSYAYQQAVKERGITMSMSRKGTPTDNASIESFHSSLKSETFYLDELRSTTTAIVEQTVENYIHYYNHIRIQAKLNNQTPVKYRQLAA
- a CDS encoding SDR family oxidoreductase, giving the protein MRILVTGATGQLGSALLNQLKDSDYKVKITSRRKPEETGHFEWVYSDLLSCEGIEEAVNDVDVIIHAATSPIKNSKNVEVSGFEEFLRKSPHIKHFIYPSIVGIDEIPFNYYKLKYEAEGLLKNSSIPYTIVRATQFHHFVENLFLSKPFFKRYIVPGNIKCQSVDVSEFASHLISLVDKGPQGRANDFGGPDIMTLREMAELKIKVNNETNKILSISLPGKLYRSFFDGKNTNTIQKAGKITFEEYLSNKIE
- a CDS encoding SDR family oxidoreductase, yielding MNILILGATGRVGSQIVTYALHDRHHVTVLVRTPEKFQINNEDLTIIQGNVLNKDDIVRAIHGIDVVISALNTDGTTTLSESMPLIIEAMENEGIKRIITIGTAGILQSRTTPNSLRYQSSESKQKSTRAAKEHHKVYDMLKQSTLEWTIVCPTYLPDGERVGKYRIDRNFLPEGGAEISVPDTAEFTFKQIKASDYIKSRVGIAY
- the fabF gene encoding beta-ketoacyl-ACP synthase II, which encodes MERVVITGMGVVSPIGNNLKTFWNNLVNGKSGISLIDTFDITNHKSKIAGIVQDFNADEILGKNEARRLDRFSQFALAAAEQAWADSELDLDHIDVERLGVYVGSGIGGIETLIENIDALRQKGPRRVSPTLVPAMISNAAAAQISIKWNAMGPSMSPVSACAIGNTAIGEAFRLIRSGEVDVVFAGGTEAAITDLSIASFGNATALSTRNDNPTKASRPFDENRDGFVMSEGAGILILESLSHALRREAKIYAEVIGYGASSDAHHIVATHPEGKGAYLAMKSALKNANISPEEIDVISAHATSTKVGDISETMAIKQLFGKQAYQIPVTANKSMFGHMLGAAGGVEAIALAMSIKEGIVPPTINLENPDPLCDLDYVPYVARQVKINTGLSNSFGFGGHNAAIVLRKYE
- a CDS encoding TrkA family potassium uptake protein, coding for MEKQQYAVIGLGRFGTAVARRLHEAGHDVLGIDANEERVEDAELYVTHAAVGDSTEEKTLTAIEIRNFDCAIVAIGNDIQSSILTAQLLKELGVKKVIAKALGKQHGKVLEKVGVDWVIYPERDMGERVANQLLSPNILNYIELSKGYNIQEILIPRGMAEKSLQELDIRAKYGISVIAIVSGTDITVSPSPDQIIHKEDLLVVIGDRESLSKFSSIK
- a CDS encoding IS110 family transposase, producing the protein MDPVVGLDIAKGESQVQAFLEKKKPYKGSFKVAHTLEGLESLHQYLREIEDLTGIRPPVVLESTGHYHTPVVQYFEEKGYLLIIINPLISYRAKSSSLRKVKTDVLDAYHLCELYYKEDLEPHKKRGIQLLNLRNLTRQHANITGIYVQTKLQFQAVLDQVFPEYRGVFGDLYSGVSLLTLLEYPTSEDVLAADEAVLTNKIDELCKSRSKNWANTQAKKLIEAATRNPFQKNLYQSHILSIEMYIKMLIEYQKHLSKLEDEIDALAKEMEEYKIIQSIPGIGEKIAATIISEIGEIDRFNHPKKLVAFAGIDPSIYESGRFKGTVNRITKRGSSRLRHALYMAVRCAIRDCRKKKTTNEIIPRNKKLREFYDKKREEGKPYKVAVIACANKLLQWIYALLKSYSTFQDIA